From Pan paniscus chromosome 6, NHGRI_mPanPan1-v2.0_pri, whole genome shotgun sequence, one genomic window encodes:
- the LOC130541649 gene encoding uncharacterized protein encoded by LINC03043, whose amino-acid sequence MGAERVCTKAPEITQDEAEIYSLTNMEGSIGIKGCEFKSWLFKFYQARSQVLLCGEVKNLYLLTSNKTTVKEQNACLTHPDRSAMAGLLL is encoded by the exons ATGGGAGCAGAAAGGGTTTGTACCAAGGCTCCTGAAATCACACAGGATGAAGCAGAAATCTACTCTTTGACAAACATGGAG GGCAGTATTGGAATCAAAGGATGTGAGTTTAAGTCTTGGCTCTTCAAATTCTATCAG GCTCGCTCTCAAGTTCTTTTGTGCGGTGAAGTCAAGAATCTGTACCTGCTCACCAGCAACAAAACCACAGTGAA GGAGCAGAATGCCTGTCTGACTCACCCTGACAGATCAGCTATGGCAGGTCTGCTGTTGTAG